A region of Haliotis asinina isolate JCU_RB_2024 chromosome 9, JCU_Hal_asi_v2, whole genome shotgun sequence DNA encodes the following proteins:
- the LOC137297312 gene encoding uncharacterized protein, producing MTDAKSAVYEFQRYLKYRDDQRKEMVKREEAQQAAEAYVASAVEKAEAATAAADAGYAAWKEALISAATEAERVSAYSSKNAGLPATLEVHRLEDVALEKAYTYAALEKERAAAALAMEKAQAAAAGTDLPKDEDAAAAVVASDADTVPAKQHKPKKKGIFGGMKTGFML from the exons atgactgacgcgaAATCAG CCGTATATGAATTTCAGAGATACCTCAAATATCGCGATG ACCAGAGAAAAGAGATGGTAAAGCGAGAGGAAGCTCAGCAAGCCGCCGAGGCGTACGTCGCCTCTGCAGTGGAGAAGGCCGAGGCTGCTACTGCTGCAGCAGACGCTGGATATGCTGCCTGGAAAGAGGCCCTGATTTCTGCTGCCACGGAAGCCGAGAGAGTGTCGGCATATTCCTCTAAGAACGCTGGGTTGCCTGCAACGTTGGAAGTCCATAGATTGGAGGACGTAGCATTAGAGAAGGCATATACGTATGCTGCACTGGAGAAGGAGAGAGCAGCTGCAGCTCTTGCAATGGAGAAGGCACAGGCTGCTGCAGCTGGTACTGACCTCCCCAAGGATGAAGACGCTGCAGCTGCTGTTGTAGCCTCCGATGCCGACACCGTTCCAG CCAAACAGCACAAGCCCAAGAAGAAAGGTATCTTCGGAGGCATGAAGACTGGCttcatgctgtaa